In Tsuneonella dongtanensis, a single window of DNA contains:
- the uvrB gene encoding excinuclease ABC subunit UvrB: MSELVIRRGLEEPDTSEKFVPHKPARPDKSMGGRRFELVSEYTPSGDQPTAIAELVQSARDGEQTQVLLGVTGSGKTFTMAKVIEELQRPALVLAPNKILAAQLYGEFKSFFPNNAVEYFVSYYDYYQPEAYVPRSDTYIEKESSVNEAIDRMRHSATRALLERDDVIIVASVSCLYGIGSVETYSAMIFDLKKGASEDQREIIRKLVALQYKRNDAAFQRGNFRVRGDSLEIFPSHYEDMAWRVSFFGDEIEEISEFDPLTGQKGASLNSVRVYANSHYVTPGPTMKQATQAIKFELEERLKELHAEGRLLEAQRLEQRTNFDLEMIAATGSCAGIENYSRFLTGRLPGEPPPTLFEYLPDNALLFVDESHQTVPQIGAMAKGDHRRKLTLAEYGFRLPSCIDNRPLRFNEWDAMRPQTFAVSATPGDWEMNQTGGVFAEQVIRPTGLIDPPVEIRPVEDQVQDCIAECKATAQKGYRTLVTTLTKRMAEDLTEFMHEQGVRVRYMHSDVETLERIELIRDLRLGVYDVLIGINLLREGLDIPECGLVCILDADKEGFLRSETSLIQTIGRAARNVDSKVILYADRITGSMQRAMAETERRRTKQEEYNAEHGITPTTIRRGIQDIVAHTASQDGVTVDTGDPERNNLVGHNLRAYIQDLEKRMRTAAADLEFEEAGRLRDEIRRLEADELGIPDGQKAAPIVGRSNEGKPGTRKDRFGKTRYKRMGGRP, encoded by the coding sequence ATGAGCGAGCTCGTCATCCGCCGTGGCCTCGAAGAGCCCGACACCTCCGAGAAATTCGTCCCCCACAAGCCCGCACGACCGGACAAGTCGATGGGCGGTCGGCGGTTCGAGCTGGTCAGCGAGTACACCCCGTCGGGCGACCAGCCGACCGCGATCGCCGAGCTCGTCCAGTCCGCGCGCGACGGCGAGCAGACGCAGGTGCTGCTCGGCGTCACCGGCAGCGGCAAGACCTTCACGATGGCCAAGGTGATCGAGGAACTTCAGCGCCCGGCGCTGGTCCTCGCGCCCAACAAGATCCTCGCCGCGCAGCTCTATGGCGAGTTCAAAAGCTTCTTCCCCAACAACGCGGTCGAGTATTTCGTCAGCTACTACGACTACTACCAGCCCGAGGCCTATGTGCCCCGGTCGGACACCTACATCGAGAAGGAAAGCTCGGTGAACGAGGCGATCGACCGGATGCGCCACTCGGCCACCCGCGCGCTGCTCGAACGCGACGACGTGATCATCGTGGCGAGCGTGAGCTGCCTCTACGGCATCGGCTCGGTCGAGACCTATTCGGCGATGATCTTCGACCTCAAAAAAGGCGCGAGCGAGGATCAGCGCGAGATCATCCGCAAGCTCGTGGCGCTGCAATACAAGCGCAACGACGCCGCGTTCCAGCGCGGCAACTTCCGCGTGCGGGGCGACAGCCTGGAAATCTTCCCCAGCCACTACGAGGACATGGCCTGGCGGGTGAGCTTCTTCGGCGACGAGATCGAGGAGATTTCGGAGTTCGATCCGTTGACCGGGCAGAAGGGCGCCTCGCTGAACAGCGTGCGCGTCTATGCCAACAGCCACTACGTCACGCCCGGCCCGACGATGAAGCAGGCCACCCAGGCGATCAAGTTCGAGCTCGAGGAGCGGCTCAAGGAACTGCACGCCGAGGGTCGCCTGCTCGAAGCCCAGCGGCTGGAGCAGCGCACCAACTTCGACCTCGAGATGATCGCCGCCACCGGTTCGTGTGCAGGCATCGAGAACTACAGCCGCTTCCTCACCGGTCGCCTCCCCGGCGAGCCGCCGCCGACGCTGTTCGAATACCTGCCCGACAATGCGCTGCTTTTCGTCGACGAGAGCCATCAGACGGTGCCGCAGATCGGCGCGATGGCCAAGGGCGACCATCGCCGGAAGCTGACGCTGGCCGAATACGGCTTCCGCCTGCCGAGCTGCATCGACAACCGCCCCTTGCGCTTCAACGAGTGGGACGCGATGCGCCCGCAGACCTTCGCGGTCAGCGCGACTCCCGGCGACTGGGAGATGAACCAGACCGGCGGCGTGTTCGCCGAACAGGTCATCCGCCCTACCGGCCTGATCGACCCGCCGGTCGAGATCCGCCCGGTCGAGGACCAGGTCCAGGACTGCATCGCCGAGTGCAAGGCCACCGCCCAGAAGGGCTACCGCACGCTCGTCACCACGCTGACCAAGCGCATGGCCGAGGACCTGACCGAGTTCATGCACGAACAGGGCGTGCGGGTGCGCTACATGCACTCCGACGTCGAGACGCTGGAGCGCATCGAGCTGATCCGCGACCTGCGATTGGGCGTGTACGACGTGCTCATCGGCATCAACCTGCTGCGCGAGGGGCTCGACATTCCCGAGTGCGGCCTGGTGTGCATCCTCGACGCGGACAAGGAAGGCTTCCTCCGCTCGGAAACCTCGCTGATCCAGACGATCGGCCGCGCGGCGCGCAACGTCGATTCAAAAGTCATCCTCTACGCCGACCGCATCACCGGCAGCATGCAACGGGCGATGGCCGAGACCGAGCGGCGCCGGACCAAGCAGGAGGAATACAACGCCGAACACGGCATCACTCCGACCACGATCCGCCGCGGCATCCAGGACATCGTCGCGCACACTGCCAGCCAGGACGGCGTAACGGTCGACACCGGCGATCCCGAACGCAACAACCTCGTCGGCCACAACCTGCGCGCCTACATCCAGGACCTCGAAAAGCGCATGCGCACCGCCGCCGCCGACCTCGAATTCGAGGAAGCCGGCCGCCTGCGCGACGAGATCAGGCGGCTCGAAGCCGACGAACTCGGCATCCCCGACGGGCAGAAGGCCGCGCCGATCGTGGGCCGCAGCAACGAAGGCAAGCCGGGCACCCGCAAGGACCGCTTCGGCAAGACGCGTTACAAGCGGATGGGCGGGCGGCCCTAA
- a CDS encoding DUF3617 domain-containing protein, producing MSAVAAVLALTACGSEPSEPRTVDEVIAEAGELDSPRPGQYETKVELIEFSIPGLPPQQADQMKSMMGKMQAENNAYCLTEAEAKKGFEDQVRKMTQGEGQMDCQFGRFDVDGGKLDAQLTCKGPQGMTAEMTLDGTTGAESSSMHMTMVQKAAMIPGGEMRMEMKMDSKRVGECLSAGA from the coding sequence TTGTCCGCCGTCGCCGCCGTCCTTGCGCTCACTGCCTGCGGAAGCGAGCCGTCCGAGCCGCGAACCGTCGACGAAGTCATCGCCGAGGCGGGCGAGCTCGATTCCCCGCGGCCGGGCCAGTACGAAACGAAAGTCGAGCTGATCGAGTTCTCGATCCCCGGCCTCCCGCCGCAACAGGCCGACCAGATGAAGTCGATGATGGGCAAGATGCAGGCGGAGAACAACGCCTACTGCCTGACCGAGGCCGAGGCGAAGAAGGGCTTCGAGGACCAGGTCCGCAAGATGACCCAGGGCGAGGGGCAGATGGACTGCCAGTTCGGTCGATTCGACGTGGATGGCGGCAAGCTCGATGCTCAGCTCACCTGCAAGGGCCCACAGGGAATGACCGCCGAGATGACGCTCGATGGAACGACAGGCGCCGAATCCTCGTCGATGCACATGACCATGGTGCAGAAGGCGGCGATGATCCCCGGCGGGGAGATGCGGATGGAAATGAAGATGGATTCCAAACGCGTCGGGGAGTGCCTTTCGGCCGGCGCCTGA
- a CDS encoding esterase/lipase family protein, which yields MTGTGIRERFDYAQALRTRIALAREPAPDEISGPPVRRLVGELEMFAEPFRRVVRRHEPFAAARPRTVMLLPGFATHPVRMRYMARRLEAAGHTVKRWGMGFNWGARADTLDRLQARLGTLVERHAEPVVLVGWSLGGLFARELAKRQPEQVAKVVTMGSPFSFSPRANNVWRAYHFLTGHRVEEPPVEVELSAKPPVETVALWSPRDGIVHPRSARGAPGERDREVALRCTHMGFAYDPQAIAAVLRELDAE from the coding sequence ATGACGGGTACCGGAATTCGCGAACGCTTCGATTACGCGCAGGCGTTGCGCACGCGCATCGCGCTGGCCCGCGAGCCCGCACCCGACGAGATTTCAGGGCCGCCTGTCCGGCGGCTCGTGGGCGAGCTCGAGATGTTCGCCGAGCCATTCCGGCGGGTGGTGCGGCGACACGAACCCTTCGCTGCTGCCCGGCCGCGCACCGTGATGCTGCTCCCCGGCTTTGCCACGCACCCCGTCCGCATGCGCTACATGGCGCGGCGGCTCGAGGCTGCGGGTCATACCGTCAAGCGTTGGGGAATGGGTTTCAACTGGGGCGCGCGGGCGGACACGCTCGACCGCCTGCAGGCGCGGCTGGGGACTCTGGTGGAGCGGCACGCGGAGCCGGTGGTGCTGGTCGGCTGGAGCCTGGGCGGGCTGTTCGCGCGCGAACTCGCCAAGCGGCAGCCAGAACAGGTCGCCAAGGTCGTCACGATGGGCTCGCCGTTCTCGTTCAGCCCGCGGGCGAACAACGTCTGGCGCGCGTATCACTTCCTGACCGGCCACCGGGTGGAAGAGCCGCCGGTCGAGGTCGAGCTGTCGGCCAAGCCGCCGGTCGAAACGGTCGCCCTGTGGAGCCCGCGCGACGGCATCGTCCATCCGCGCAGCGCCCGCGGCGCGCCGGGCGAGCGCGACCGCGAAGTGGCGCTGCGATGCACGCACATGGGCTTCGCCTACGATCCGCAGGCGATCGCGGCGGTCCTGCGCGAGCTGGATGCCGAATGA
- a CDS encoding circularly permuted type 2 ATP-grasp protein → MSAATDPFDEMRDPAGAVRPAYAGYSQWYDEQERDWLKRKDREAEAVFRRTGITFNVYSEEAAEERLIPFDMVPRIVSAAEWRKLTKGIEQRVRALNAFIHDLYHRQEIIRAGRVPERLLRDNAAWLPDMVGFTPPGGVYTHIVGIDLVRTGPNDFFVLEDNARTPSGVSYMLENRETMMAMFPELFTRVGVETVSDYPRKLARSLAACAPPKCKGKPTVAVLTPGIYNSAYYEHAFLADQMGAELVEAPDLRVIDGRVAMRTTGGYEPVDVLYRRVDDEYLDPLSFNPDSMLGVPGIMDVYRSGGITIANAPGTGIADDKAIYSFMPDIVEFYTGEKPLLPNVETHRCADPETLKYVLDNLAELVVKEVHGSGGYGMLVGPTSSRREIADFRRKLVANPDNYIAQPTLALSTCPVFTRKGLAPRHVDLRPFVLVSPEGVEITPGGLTRVALKKGSLVVNSSQGGGTKDTWVLKD, encoded by the coding sequence ATGAGCGCTGCGACCGATCCGTTCGACGAGATGCGCGATCCCGCGGGCGCGGTGCGTCCTGCCTATGCCGGTTACTCGCAGTGGTACGACGAGCAGGAGCGCGACTGGCTGAAGCGCAAGGACCGCGAAGCCGAAGCGGTGTTTCGGCGTACCGGCATCACCTTCAACGTCTACAGCGAGGAAGCCGCCGAAGAGCGCCTGATCCCGTTCGACATGGTGCCGCGGATCGTCTCCGCCGCCGAATGGCGCAAGCTGACGAAAGGTATCGAGCAGCGCGTCCGCGCACTCAACGCGTTCATCCACGACCTCTACCACCGGCAGGAAATCATCCGGGCGGGCCGCGTGCCGGAACGCCTGCTGCGCGACAACGCGGCCTGGTTGCCGGACATGGTCGGATTCACTCCCCCGGGCGGGGTCTATACCCACATCGTCGGGATCGACCTCGTGCGGACGGGGCCCAACGATTTCTTCGTGCTGGAGGACAATGCCCGCACGCCATCGGGCGTGTCCTACATGCTCGAGAACCGCGAAACGATGATGGCGATGTTCCCCGAACTTTTCACGCGGGTCGGGGTGGAAACGGTCAGCGACTATCCGCGCAAGCTCGCCCGCAGCCTCGCGGCGTGCGCGCCGCCCAAGTGCAAGGGCAAGCCGACCGTCGCGGTGCTGACCCCCGGAATCTACAACAGCGCCTATTACGAGCACGCCTTTCTCGCCGACCAGATGGGAGCCGAGCTTGTCGAGGCGCCCGACTTGAGGGTGATCGACGGTCGTGTCGCGATGCGCACCACCGGCGGCTACGAGCCGGTCGACGTGCTCTATCGCCGGGTGGACGACGAGTATCTCGATCCGCTCAGCTTCAATCCCGACAGCATGCTCGGGGTGCCCGGAATCATGGACGTCTATCGCTCGGGCGGGATCACCATCGCCAATGCGCCCGGGACAGGCATCGCCGACGACAAGGCGATCTACTCGTTCATGCCCGACATCGTCGAGTTCTACACGGGCGAGAAGCCGCTGTTGCCCAACGTCGAGACGCACCGCTGCGCGGACCCCGAGACGCTGAAGTACGTCCTCGACAACCTTGCGGAACTGGTCGTCAAGGAAGTGCACGGCTCGGGCGGCTACGGCATGCTGGTGGGCCCGACCTCCAGCCGCCGCGAGATCGCCGATTTCCGGCGCAAGCTCGTCGCCAATCCCGACAACTACATTGCCCAGCCGACGCTGGCGCTGAGCACCTGTCCGGTATTCACCCGCAAGGGCCTGGCCCCGCGCCATGTCGACCTGCGCCCCTTCGTGCTGGTGTCGCCCGAAGGCGTCGAGATCACGCCCGGAGGTCTTACCCGCGTGGCGCTCAAGAAAGGCAGCCTGGTGGTCAATTCGTCGCAAGGCGGGGGCACCAAGGACACCTGGGTGCTGAAAGACTGA
- a CDS encoding alpha-E domain-containing protein, translated as MLGRTANGLFWMFRYLERAENTARLLDAGLRMALTRDIISAEEEWRSVIQASGQGNAYRAKHGTFTGIQVWNHILRDRDNPGSVLEMMRNVRTNARLVRNAISGELWSVVNESWMQIDDALSRPVGQGAVGGVIAMIRRAGTLAHGAMVNSMLRDAGYNFANAGTFVERADNTARILDMKYYLLLPSLSYVGSSLDSGQWDQVLRSVSGDRAYRWLNAGQADPRGIVEFLVMDERFPRSLAFSHMMLRANLKALARIHKTEAESSRLIEQSSTMLGDLTIEKVFDEGLHEFLTRFMRSNAEIARAIADDYRFLR; from the coding sequence ATGCTGGGCCGGACCGCCAACGGACTGTTCTGGATGTTCCGCTATCTCGAGCGGGCGGAGAACACGGCGCGCCTGCTCGATGCCGGGCTGCGGATGGCGCTGACGCGCGACATCATCTCGGCCGAAGAGGAATGGCGGTCGGTCATCCAGGCATCCGGGCAGGGCAATGCCTACCGCGCCAAGCATGGCACCTTTACCGGCATCCAGGTCTGGAACCACATCCTGCGCGATCGCGACAACCCCGGCAGCGTGCTTGAGATGATGCGCAACGTGCGCACCAACGCGCGCCTCGTGCGCAACGCGATCTCGGGCGAACTGTGGAGCGTCGTCAACGAAAGCTGGATGCAGATCGACGACGCGCTGTCGCGCCCCGTGGGGCAGGGCGCGGTCGGCGGGGTGATCGCGATGATCCGCCGCGCGGGCACGCTGGCGCACGGCGCGATGGTGAATTCGATGCTCCGCGATGCGGGCTACAACTTTGCCAACGCGGGCACCTTCGTCGAGCGGGCGGACAACACCGCGCGCATCCTCGACATGAAGTACTACCTGCTCCTGCCTTCGCTCAGCTACGTCGGCTCGAGCCTCGATTCCGGCCAATGGGACCAGGTCCTGCGCTCGGTGTCGGGCGACCGCGCCTATCGCTGGCTCAACGCGGGGCAGGCCGACCCGCGCGGGATCGTGGAATTCCTCGTGATGGACGAGCGCTTTCCCCGAAGCCTCGCGTTCAGCCACATGATGCTCCGCGCGAACCTCAAGGCGCTGGCGCGCATCCACAAGACGGAGGCCGAGAGCAGCCGGCTGATCGAGCAATCCTCGACGATGCTCGGCGACCTGACGATCGAGAAGGTCTTTGACGAAGGCCTGCACGAGTTCCTGACCCGCTTCATGCGATCGAACGCCGAAATCGCGCGTGCGATCGCCGACGACTATCGGTTCCTGCGGTGA
- a CDS encoding transglutaminase family protein, protein MRLAIRHTTKYTFAAPVAHALQRLRLTPKTTQGQSILDWSMEYENARQELEYEDQHHNTVTLVAVDEGAREVTVTCRGTVQTQDQAGVIGRHAGHLPLWSFIGQTSLTKPGPRLRQMVRALDFSDQRRLEFLHALSAAVRENVAYQTGSTGVTTTAEQALETGCGVCQDHAHVFIAAARSVGVPSRYVSGYLMMNDRIDQEATHAWAEAHVDGLGWVGFDVSNGISPDPRYVRVATGRDYRDAAPITGIVFGTSTEDLHVDVAVEQQRQEQ, encoded by the coding sequence ATGCGCCTGGCGATCCGCCACACCACGAAATACACCTTCGCCGCACCCGTTGCGCACGCGCTCCAGCGCCTGCGGCTGACGCCCAAGACCACGCAGGGGCAATCGATCCTCGACTGGTCGATGGAATACGAGAATGCGCGGCAGGAGCTCGAATACGAGGACCAGCACCACAACACCGTGACGCTCGTTGCCGTCGACGAAGGCGCGCGCGAAGTTACCGTTACCTGCCGCGGAACGGTGCAGACCCAGGATCAAGCCGGGGTCATCGGTCGCCACGCGGGTCACCTGCCGCTGTGGAGTTTCATCGGCCAGACCTCGCTTACCAAGCCGGGCCCGCGGTTGCGGCAGATGGTCCGCGCGCTCGATTTCTCCGATCAGCGGCGGCTGGAATTCCTCCATGCGCTGTCGGCCGCGGTGCGCGAGAACGTCGCGTACCAGACCGGTTCGACCGGTGTTACGACCACCGCCGAACAGGCGCTCGAAACGGGGTGCGGGGTGTGCCAGGACCATGCCCATGTATTCATCGCTGCGGCGCGCAGCGTCGGTGTTCCGTCACGCTACGTCTCGGGCTACCTGATGATGAATGATCGCATCGATCAGGAAGCGACCCACGCGTGGGCCGAAGCCCACGTCGACGGGCTCGGCTGGGTCGGGTTCGACGTGTCGAACGGGATCAGCCCGGACCCGCGCTACGTTCGCGTCGCCACGGGCCGCGACTACCGCGACGCGGCGCCGATCACCGGGATCGTCTTCGGCACGTCCACCGAGGACTTGCACGTCGACGTGGCTGTGGAGCAACAGCGGCAGGAACAGTGA
- a CDS encoding proteasome-type protease, with protein sequence MTYCVGMVLDKGLVLMSDTRTNSGVDNISVFRKMMFWEQPGERIIAVMTAGNLATTQAVISQLEERTKAPGERHNTVYDAPTMFQVATEIGRLLRDTIDERQAANGSAGQGRFTASIIVAGQIKGMEPRLFLIYPEGNFIEASWDTPFFQIGETKYGRPILIRAYDRSMSFEDAVKLLMVSFDSTLKANLSVGLPLDMMVIERDTFIAGHQRRITHEDSYFQAISAGWSDSLRNAFNELPDYSFFAQADETA encoded by the coding sequence ATGACTTATTGCGTGGGAATGGTGCTCGACAAGGGCCTCGTGCTGATGAGCGACACGCGGACCAATTCGGGCGTCGACAACATCTCGGTGTTCCGCAAGATGATGTTCTGGGAGCAGCCCGGAGAACGCATCATCGCCGTGATGACCGCGGGCAACCTTGCCACCACCCAGGCAGTCATCAGCCAGCTCGAGGAGCGCACCAAGGCTCCCGGCGAGCGGCACAACACGGTGTATGACGCACCGACCATGTTCCAGGTGGCGACCGAGATCGGACGCCTGCTGCGCGATACGATCGACGAGCGCCAGGCCGCCAACGGCAGCGCTGGCCAGGGACGTTTCACCGCCTCGATCATCGTCGCCGGACAGATCAAGGGGATGGAGCCGCGGCTGTTCCTGATCTACCCGGAAGGCAACTTCATCGAGGCCAGCTGGGATACCCCGTTCTTCCAGATCGGCGAAACCAAGTATGGCCGGCCGATCCTCATCCGCGCCTACGACAGGTCGATGAGCTTCGAGGATGCAGTGAAGCTGCTGATGGTCAGCTTCGATTCCACGCTCAAGGCAAACCTGTCTGTCGGCCTGCCGCTCGATATGATGGTGATAGAGCGCGACACGTTCATTGCCGGGCACCAGAGGCGCATCACGCACGAGGACAGCTATTTCCAGGCGATCTCGGCCGGGTGGAGCGATTCACTGCGCAATGCCTTCAACGAGCTTCCCGACTACAGCTTTTTCGCGCAGGCAGACGAAACGGCCTGA
- a CDS encoding response regulator transcription factor — MGQRNVIHFVDADIRMRADLARTAFAMGHHAEVYADLGELCEHPPQRGIVVVRDQLESGGIEATLDLLARVGIWLPVVAMDEAPRTARVVAAIKAGALDYLPLPLEPERLDAMLERIGDEAREHAEARRRMVEARGRIGALSTREREVLDWLAMGSSNKAIARELQISPRTVEIHRANMMTKLGASHAAEAVRLRIEARLDGARL; from the coding sequence ATGGGTCAGCGCAACGTCATCCACTTCGTCGACGCGGACATTCGCATGCGGGCGGACCTCGCCCGCACGGCCTTCGCGATGGGGCATCACGCAGAGGTCTATGCCGATCTCGGCGAACTGTGCGAGCATCCGCCGCAGCGCGGCATCGTCGTCGTTCGCGACCAGTTGGAGAGCGGCGGGATCGAGGCCACGCTCGACCTGCTTGCCCGGGTCGGGATCTGGCTGCCGGTGGTCGCCATGGACGAAGCGCCGCGGACCGCGCGGGTGGTCGCCGCGATCAAGGCGGGCGCGCTCGACTACCTGCCGCTGCCGCTGGAGCCGGAACGGCTCGATGCCATGCTCGAACGGATCGGCGACGAGGCGCGCGAGCATGCCGAGGCGCGCCGACGGATGGTCGAGGCGCGCGGCCGGATCGGCGCGCTCTCTACGCGCGAGCGCGAAGTGCTCGACTGGCTGGCGATGGGCAGCAGCAACAAGGCGATCGCGCGCGAACTCCAGATCAGCCCGCGCACGGTCGAGATCCACCGCGCCAACATGATGACCAAGCTCGGTGCCAGCCATGCCGCCGAGGCGGTGCGCCTGCGGATCGAGGCGCGCCTCGACGGGGCGCGGCTCTAG
- a CDS encoding extensin family protein, whose amino-acid sequence MLRRPASALALSLALTLAACGNLVPGGREPVRPQAQAAPRAVAVAPETQVCLGELGARGANFSPLPDRFYGAGCATVGTVSLTALQGDAARFQLTNLGPVSCPLADTLAAWARFGVDRAAREVLGAPLARIETMGSYSCRTIAGSDRMSAHATAQAVDIGAFVLADGRRISVLEDWSGGTPDEQRFLRLVHASACKRFGTILGPAYNAAHRDHFHLEATGRGFCR is encoded by the coding sequence ATGCTTCGCCGCCCCGCCTCTGCTCTGGCTTTATCGCTGGCCCTGACGCTCGCCGCGTGCGGCAACCTCGTGCCGGGTGGACGCGAGCCGGTGCGGCCACAGGCGCAGGCTGCGCCGCGCGCGGTGGCGGTCGCGCCCGAAACGCAGGTCTGCCTCGGCGAACTCGGCGCGCGCGGCGCGAATTTCTCTCCCTTGCCCGATCGCTTCTACGGCGCGGGCTGCGCGACCGTCGGCACCGTAAGCCTGACCGCGCTGCAGGGTGACGCGGCGCGTTTCCAGTTGACCAACCTCGGCCCGGTGTCGTGCCCGCTGGCCGATACCCTGGCAGCCTGGGCGCGCTTCGGGGTCGACCGCGCGGCGCGCGAAGTACTCGGCGCCCCACTCGCTCGGATCGAAACGATGGGCAGCTACTCGTGCCGCACGATCGCCGGAAGCGACCGGATGTCGGCCCACGCCACCGCGCAGGCGGTCGACATCGGCGCGTTCGTGCTGGCGGACGGGCGACGCATCAGCGTGCTCGAGGACTGGAGCGGCGGCACACCGGACGAGCAGCGGTTCCTGCGGCTGGTGCACGCCAGCGCGTGCAAGCGCTTCGGGACGATCCTGGGACCGGCCTACAACGCCGCGCACCGCGACCATTTCCATCTGGAAGCGACCGGCCGCGGTTTCTGCCGCTGA
- the putP gene encoding sodium/proline symporter PutP, with translation MQTGVLVSLALYFLLMLGIGLYAWRKSTADSEGYLLAGRNLSPGVAALSAGASDMSGWLLLGLPGALYASGLVEAWIGIGLFVGALVNWIVVAPRLRRQTEALGDALTIPEFLGNRFPSHAVALRLTSAVIVVLFFTVYTAAGMVGGGKLFEMAFGGDYMTGIWITASVVLVYTMIGGFLAVSLTDFVQGIIMFGALVLMPLVVMFGEGGSAGGSIAAVPQEGFLSLTQGLTVVGWLSAVTWGLGYFGQPHIIVRFMAIRSVADVPKARWIGMGWMAICLAGAIGVGLAGRAYVERNGLVLGDPETIFILLANALFHPLVTGFLYAALLAAIMSTISSQLLVSSSSLTEDFYRLFLRKSAGEREAVNVGRLCVLLVALAGIAIAADPESEVLGLVAHAWAGFGAAFGPLIVLSLTWQRMTGAGALAGLVTGAAVVIVWVWRRWDAAFMGGPGVYEILPGFVAAWVAIVAVSLLTAPTAPSTEPTPAD, from the coding sequence ATGCAGACCGGCGTCCTCGTTTCCCTCGCGCTTTATTTCCTGCTCATGCTCGGGATCGGGCTCTACGCCTGGCGCAAGTCGACTGCGGACAGCGAAGGGTATCTGCTGGCCGGCCGCAACCTCTCGCCGGGCGTGGCGGCGCTCTCTGCCGGGGCCAGCGACATGTCGGGCTGGCTGCTGCTGGGCCTGCCGGGCGCGCTCTACGCGAGCGGTCTTGTCGAGGCGTGGATCGGGATCGGGCTTTTCGTCGGCGCCCTGGTCAACTGGATCGTCGTCGCCCCGCGCCTCCGCCGCCAGACCGAGGCGCTCGGCGATGCCCTGACGATACCGGAATTCCTCGGCAACCGCTTTCCCTCCCACGCGGTCGCCCTGCGACTGACGAGCGCGGTGATCGTGGTGCTGTTCTTCACCGTCTACACCGCGGCCGGCATGGTGGGCGGCGGAAAGCTGTTCGAGATGGCGTTCGGCGGCGATTACATGACCGGCATCTGGATCACGGCGAGCGTCGTGCTGGTCTACACCATGATCGGCGGCTTCCTGGCCGTGAGCCTGACCGATTTCGTGCAAGGCATCATCATGTTCGGCGCGCTCGTCCTGATGCCGCTGGTCGTGATGTTCGGCGAAGGAGGCAGCGCCGGCGGAAGCATCGCCGCCGTGCCGCAGGAGGGCTTCCTCAGCCTGACCCAGGGTCTCACCGTGGTCGGCTGGCTCTCGGCGGTGACGTGGGGCCTGGGCTATTTCGGCCAGCCGCACATCATCGTGCGGTTCATGGCGATCCGCTCGGTCGCGGATGTCCCGAAGGCGCGGTGGATCGGCATGGGCTGGATGGCGATCTGCCTGGCCGGCGCGATCGGGGTGGGCCTTGCCGGTCGCGCCTATGTCGAGCGCAACGGCCTGGTGCTGGGCGATCCGGAAACGATCTTCATCCTGCTCGCCAACGCGCTGTTCCATCCGCTGGTGACGGGGTTTCTCTATGCCGCGCTGCTGGCTGCGATCATGAGCACGATCTCCTCCCAGCTTCTCGTTTCATCCAGCTCGCTGACCGAGGATTTCTACCGCCTCTTCCTGCGCAAGAGCGCCGGGGAGCGCGAAGCGGTGAACGTCGGCCGTCTGTGCGTGCTGCTCGTGGCGCTGGCGGGAATCGCGATCGCGGCGGACCCCGAGAGCGAGGTCCTCGGCCTCGTCGCGCACGCATGGGCCGGGTTCGGCGCGGCGTTCGGTCCGTTGATCGTGCTCTCGCTGACATGGCAGCGGATGACCGGCGCAGGGGCCCTGGCGGGACTCGTCACCGGCGCGGCAGTCGTGATCGTATGGGTTTGGCGGCGCTGGGACGCAGCATTCATGGGCGGTCCCGGAGTCTACGAAATCCTGCCCGGCTTCGTGGCGGCCTGGGTCGCGATCGTCGCCGTCAGCCTGCTGACCGCACCGACCGCTCCATCGACCGAGCCGACCCCCGCCGATTAG